Proteins co-encoded in one Candidatus Thiodictyon syntrophicum genomic window:
- the gltS gene encoding sodium/glutamate symporter, producing MQVEVSLALTAVAAILVLLAGRALIARVPVLQRYSIPEPVVGGLAAALLLTLARFGDFQVQFDTRAQAPLLLVFFSTIGLSAELRTLARGGRKLVILFAVVILALLLQNALGIAIAKVLDLHPLMGLLGGSATLTGGHGTGAAYGKLFGEVNNLQGAVEVAMACATFGLVLGGILGGPTAQWLIRRHGLEPRADAAADQGPGSLRTDERRPLSPESLMETVLLLMLCLGVGTLLAETVQIPGLKLPTFVWCLLTGIVLRNTLGWRGFYQVDGPTVELLGTVCLSLFLAMALMSLRLWELVSLALPILVLLSLQALLVVVLAVTLTFRVLGADYDAAVIAAGQCGFQLGATPTAIANMQAITNRYGPSPLAFLLVPIIGAFLIDITNALVIQGFLALPWFGF from the coding sequence ATGCAGGTCGAGGTCTCGCTCGCATTGACGGCGGTCGCCGCCATCCTGGTCCTGCTCGCGGGGCGGGCCCTGATCGCGCGGGTGCCGGTGCTGCAACGCTACAGCATCCCGGAGCCGGTGGTGGGCGGGCTGGCGGCGGCGCTGCTCTTGACGCTGGCGCGGTTTGGGGACTTTCAGGTGCAGTTCGATACCCGCGCCCAGGCGCCGCTGCTGCTGGTGTTCTTCTCCACCATCGGGCTCAGCGCGGAGTTGCGCACCCTGGCCCGGGGCGGGCGCAAGCTGGTCATCCTGTTCGCCGTCGTGATCCTGGCCCTCTTGCTGCAGAATGCCCTGGGCATCGCTATCGCCAAGGTGCTCGACCTGCACCCGTTGATGGGCCTCCTGGGGGGCTCGGCGACCCTGACCGGCGGTCACGGCACCGGGGCGGCCTATGGCAAGCTGTTCGGGGAGGTCAACAACCTGCAGGGGGCGGTGGAGGTGGCCATGGCCTGTGCCACCTTCGGGCTGGTGCTGGGCGGCATCCTGGGCGGGCCCACGGCCCAGTGGCTGATCCGGCGGCATGGGCTCGAACCCCGCGCGGATGCGGCCGCGGACCAGGGGCCCGGCTCGCTGCGCACCGATGAGCGGCGGCCCCTGAGCCCTGAGTCGCTGATGGAGACGGTGCTGCTGCTGATGCTGTGCCTGGGGGTCGGCACCCTGTTGGCGGAGACCGTGCAGATCCCGGGCCTTAAGCTGCCGACCTTCGTGTGGTGCCTGCTGACCGGCATCGTGCTGCGCAACACCCTGGGGTGGCGGGGGTTCTACCAGGTGGACGGGCCCACGGTGGAACTGCTCGGCACCGTCTGTCTGTCGCTCTTCCTGGCCATGGCCCTGATGTCGCTGCGCCTGTGGGAGCTGGTGAGTCTGGCCCTGCCGATCCTCGTGCTCCTGAGCCTGCAGGCCCTGCTGGTGGTGGTCCTGGCGGTCACCCTGACCTTTCGGGTGCTGGGCGCCGACTATGACGCGGCGGTCATCGCCGCCGGTCAGTGCGGCTTCCAACTCGGTGCCACCCCCACGGCGATCGCCAATATGCAGGCGATCACCAACCGCTACGGCCCCTCGCCGCTCGCCTTCCTGCTGGTGCCGATCATCGGCGCCTTCCTGATCGACATTACCAACGCCCTGGTGATCCAGGGGTTCCTGGCACTGCCCTGGTTCGGGTTCTGA
- a CDS encoding ParA family protein yields the protein MGRTVAGAWRPNPAAQLLYGASPQSWLPGAKIEFVRYKGADPDTPVATRKTVTGTLPDQLDSVWARAGLRVLVLDYDPQCTLSAILLGEPQLVETWALERPGATVK from the coding sequence TTGGGCCGCACGGTCGCCGGGGCCTGGCGGCCCAACCCGGCGGCGCAGCTCTTGTATGGCGCAAGCCCCCAATCCTGGCTCCCGGGGGCCAAGATCGAGTTCGTCCGCTATAAGGGCGCGGACCCCGATACGCCGGTGGCGACCCGCAAGACCGTGACCGGTACCCTGCCCGATCAATTGGACTCGGTGTGGGCGCGGGCCGGACTCCGCGTCCTCGTGCTCGATTACGATCCCCAATGCACCCTCTCTGCCATCTTGCTGGGCGAGCCCCAACTGGTGGAGACCTGGGCGTTGGAAAGGCCGGGCGCGACCGTCAAGTAG
- a CDS encoding DUF29 domain-containing protein: MTGSPSYDRDFFGWLNTNAQLMRNRQFDQIDVEHIAEELEGMARSEKRELLNRLAVLLVHLLKWQYQAPKRTGSRRNTIVMQRMDIADLIEDSPSLKPLVAEKMQAAYEKAKLKAEDETGIDRRSFPSQCPYTLEQSLSPEFFPGDHSDLA, encoded by the coding sequence ATGACCGGATCGCCGAGTTACGACCGTGACTTTTTCGGCTGGCTGAATACGAATGCACAATTGATGCGGAACCGTCAGTTCGACCAGATCGATGTCGAGCATATTGCCGAGGAACTGGAAGGGATGGCGCGGAGCGAAAAGCGGGAATTATTGAATCGCCTCGCGGTACTGCTGGTGCACTTGCTCAAGTGGCAGTACCAGGCGCCCAAGAGGACCGGTAGTCGGCGCAATACCATTGTGATGCAGCGCATGGATATCGCGGACCTCATCGAAGATAGCCCGAGCCTGAAGCCGCTGGTGGCGGAGAAAATGCAAGCGGCTTATGAAAAGGCCAAGCTCAAAGCGGAGGATGAGACCGGAATCGACCGACGGAGTTTTCCGAGCCAGTGTCCCTACACGCTTGAGCAGTCGTTGTCGCCGGAGTTTTTCCCCGGCGATCACAGCGATCTCGCCTAG
- a CDS encoding CHAT domain-containing protein, with translation MAFSSVLHIRQADRIDGHYPIRLRLRCPDQPDLEAEARITFALTPQEQEDLRWYLEDYLQNPGAVEPVQIAQIESMLHSRGEDLYRQVLTANPDTQAIWFAIRNQLADLRIEIASGISGAAAIPWELMRDPALDCAIALRVRAFVRVQSNPSLSFIPIPPLDDGRIRLLYCCCRPNGTDDVGLRAVANRLLQGLGEHRPRFAIRALRPPTYEQLQKELTDAKEAGRPFHIVHFDGHGIYADLGGTALAGWVAQLGSLMLGGKTKGPQGYLIFEHPGSKERVRPVPGAALGQLLHDSGVPVLVLNACQSAMHEALERPAAATDAHAEVRAIGSLAQAVVDQGIPAVLGMRYSVYVVTAAQYIGALYAALAKGRGLGQAASEARKDLSRNPERWVGLRPRPLQDWCVPVIYEAIDRPLLAPGQTATLSPGPDLDPVQNDPALRRYCPDQGFVGRDETLLMLDRAFDTAPVVLLHAYAGQGKTATAVEFARWYAQTGGLGDQPVVLLTSFEVHTDLTDALNRIGQRFAPILQANGIEWHSINDETRRRTLILQLLRLVPVLWIWDNLEPVAGFPAGAESAWTPAEQTELADFLKQIKLDGQTKAKLLLTSRRDEQAWLGGLPRRVRMPPMSAADAALLALELGRERGLERTGIGDWQPLLDYCAGNPLTLRVLIGQAVGLGLSGAGQIAAFVQAIRDGARPIADGPDGGDADAEQGRDRSLRASLDYGFAHAFAPAELPIVALLHLFQGVVDVRALALMGQGDHALPALQGQDQDRLTTLLRRAADIGLLTPLGGTLIGIGFGIHPALPWFLGQVFARCYDGAEGRPAAGSARRAWVEAVGALGDYYCGQVVAGHQEAIQPLALEESNLLHARRLARRQGWWSPVISAMQGLRVLYEYQGRRTEWSRLVAECVSDYCTADDGPVPGREDGYTLVMGYRVDLARQLDHDLARAADLQAKLVDWDRQAAAEALGLPGDAPLDADRRHRVRTLGASLAALGTILREQGSGDCIARYLEAIGHAQRIGDTAGEAITHFNLGHAYKDIPAIRDLDSAESAYRRSLDLFDPNDALNRSKCLQAIGMVHHQRFDAARARGEPESALLDQAQSAETHLQQALALCPAGAIADLGPMHNQLGALYDAVGQTERAREHYEQAVQLAERVGDRYSAGTRRFNLAVLYLGSAEREAALPRRRDLLHRAQAYAHSALRDFGHYQGRAADPEARAQQLIDSIAQSLAEPPPP, from the coding sequence ATGGCCTTCAGCAGCGTGCTGCACATCCGCCAAGCCGATCGCATCGATGGACACTACCCCATCCGCCTGCGCCTGCGCTGCCCGGACCAACCGGACCTGGAGGCCGAGGCGCGCATCACCTTCGCGCTGACGCCCCAGGAGCAGGAAGACCTGCGCTGGTACCTGGAGGACTATCTCCAGAACCCGGGGGCGGTGGAGCCGGTCCAGATCGCGCAGATCGAGTCCATGCTGCACAGCCGCGGGGAGGACCTGTACCGGCAGGTCCTCACGGCCAATCCGGACACCCAGGCGATCTGGTTCGCCATCCGTAACCAACTCGCGGATCTGCGAATCGAGATCGCCTCCGGCATCAGCGGGGCCGCGGCCATCCCCTGGGAGCTGATGCGCGACCCGGCCTTGGACTGCGCCATCGCGCTGCGGGTGCGCGCCTTCGTGCGGGTCCAGTCCAACCCGAGCCTGTCGTTCATCCCCATCCCCCCGCTGGACGACGGGCGCATCCGGCTCCTCTATTGCTGCTGTCGGCCCAACGGGACCGACGACGTGGGCTTGCGCGCGGTCGCCAACCGGCTGCTCCAGGGCCTGGGCGAGCACCGCCCGCGCTTCGCCATCCGCGCCCTGCGCCCGCCCACCTATGAGCAACTCCAGAAGGAGCTGACCGACGCCAAGGAGGCCGGCCGGCCCTTCCATATCGTCCACTTCGACGGCCACGGCATCTACGCCGACCTGGGCGGCACCGCGCTCGCCGGCTGGGTCGCCCAGCTCGGGAGCCTCATGCTCGGCGGCAAGACCAAGGGCCCGCAGGGCTATCTGATCTTCGAGCACCCCGGGAGCAAGGAGCGGGTCCGCCCGGTCCCGGGTGCGGCGCTCGGCCAACTGCTGCACGACAGCGGCGTCCCGGTCCTGGTGCTCAACGCCTGCCAGTCCGCCATGCACGAGGCGCTCGAGCGGCCCGCCGCGGCCACCGACGCCCACGCGGAGGTCCGGGCCATCGGCTCGCTCGCCCAGGCGGTGGTGGACCAGGGCATCCCGGCCGTGCTCGGGATGCGCTACAGCGTCTATGTCGTCACCGCCGCCCAGTACATCGGCGCACTCTATGCCGCGCTGGCCAAGGGCCGCGGCCTGGGCCAGGCCGCGAGCGAGGCGCGCAAGGACTTGAGCCGCAACCCGGAGCGCTGGGTGGGGCTCCGGCCCCGGCCCCTGCAGGACTGGTGCGTCCCGGTGATCTACGAGGCCATCGACCGCCCGCTGCTCGCGCCCGGGCAGACCGCGACGCTCAGCCCCGGACCGGACCTGGACCCGGTCCAGAACGACCCGGCCCTGCGCCGCTATTGCCCGGACCAGGGGTTCGTCGGCCGCGACGAGACGCTCCTGATGCTCGACCGCGCCTTCGACACCGCCCCCGTGGTCCTGCTCCACGCCTATGCCGGCCAGGGCAAGACCGCGACCGCGGTCGAATTCGCCCGCTGGTACGCCCAGACCGGGGGGCTCGGCGACCAACCGGTGGTCCTGCTGACGTCGTTTGAGGTCCACACCGACCTGACCGACGCGCTCAACCGTATCGGCCAGCGCTTCGCCCCCATTCTCCAGGCCAACGGCATCGAGTGGCACAGCATCAACGACGAGACCCGGCGCCGCACGCTCATCCTGCAACTGCTGCGGCTGGTCCCGGTCCTCTGGATCTGGGACAACCTGGAGCCGGTCGCCGGCTTCCCGGCCGGCGCCGAGTCCGCCTGGACCCCGGCCGAGCAGACGGAGCTGGCCGATTTTCTGAAACAGATCAAGCTCGACGGCCAGACCAAGGCCAAGCTGCTGCTGACCTCCAGGCGCGACGAACAGGCATGGCTCGGCGGCCTCCCGCGGCGCGTCCGGATGCCGCCCATGTCCGCAGCCGACGCCGCGCTGCTCGCGCTCGAACTGGGCCGGGAGCGCGGGCTGGAGCGCACCGGGATCGGCGACTGGCAGCCGCTGCTCGACTACTGCGCCGGCAACCCGCTGACGCTGCGGGTGCTCATCGGCCAGGCGGTCGGGCTGGGGCTCAGCGGTGCCGGTCAGATCGCCGCCTTCGTGCAGGCGATCCGCGACGGCGCCCGGCCGATCGCCGATGGCCCGGACGGGGGCGACGCGGACGCGGAGCAGGGGCGCGACCGGTCGCTGCGCGCCTCGCTGGACTATGGGTTCGCCCATGCCTTCGCACCGGCGGAGTTGCCGATCGTCGCGCTGCTGCACCTGTTTCAGGGGGTGGTGGATGTCCGTGCCCTGGCCTTGATGGGCCAAGGCGACCATGCGCTGCCGGCGTTGCAGGGCCAGGACCAGGACCGGCTCACCACGCTGCTGCGGCGCGCCGCGGACATCGGGCTCCTGACCCCGCTCGGGGGGACCCTGATCGGAATTGGGTTCGGCATCCACCCGGCGCTGCCCTGGTTCCTGGGCCAGGTCTTTGCGCGCTGCTATGACGGCGCCGAGGGACGCCCGGCGGCTGGGTCGGCCAGGCGCGCCTGGGTCGAAGCGGTCGGGGCCTTGGGCGATTACTACTGCGGCCAGGTCGTCGCAGGTCACCAGGAGGCGATCCAACCGCTCGCGCTGGAGGAGTCCAACCTGCTGCACGCCCGCCGGCTGGCCCGACGGCAGGGCTGGTGGTCGCCGGTCATCTCCGCCATGCAGGGGTTGCGGGTGCTCTATGAGTACCAGGGGCGCCGGACCGAGTGGTCCAGGCTGGTGGCCGAGTGCGTGTCGGACTATTGCACGGCGGACGATGGACCCGTCCCCGGGCGGGAGGACGGGTACACCCTGGTCATGGGCTATCGGGTCGATCTGGCCCGGCAACTGGACCACGACCTCGCCCGCGCCGCCGACTTGCAGGCGAAGCTGGTCGACTGGGACCGGCAAGCGGCGGCCGAGGCCCTGGGGCTGCCGGGGGATGCGCCGCTGGATGCCGATCGGCGCCACCGCGTCCGGACCCTGGGGGCATCCCTGGCGGCGCTGGGCACGATCCTGCGCGAGCAGGGCAGCGGCGACTGCATCGCCCGCTATCTGGAGGCCATCGGGCACGCTCAGCGCATCGGCGATACCGCCGGCGAGGCGATTACCCACTTCAACCTCGGCCACGCCTACAAGGACATCCCAGCCATCCGCGACCTGGACTCGGCCGAGTCCGCCTACCGGCGCAGCCTCGACCTGTTCGATCCCAACGACGCACTGAACCGCTCCAAGTGCCTGCAAGCAATCGGCATGGTGCATCACCAACGCTTCGACGCCGCGCGCGCACGGGGCGAGCCCGAGTCGGCGCTGCTCGACCAGGCGCAGTCGGCGGAGACCCATTTGCAGCAAGCCTTGGCGCTCTGCCCGGCCGGCGCCATCGCCGACCTGGGGCCGATGCACAACCAGTTGGGCGCTCTCTACGACGCGGTCGGCCAGACCGAGCGCGCCCGCGAGCACTACGAGCAGGCCGTGCAGTTGGCCGAACGGGTCGGCGACCGCTACAGCGCTGGAACGAGACGCTTCAACCTCGCGGTCCTATATCTCGGCTCGGCCGAACGCGAGGCCGCCCTGCCCCGCCGCCGCGACCTGCTGCACCGCGCCCAGGCCTACGCCCACTCCGCACTGCGCGACTTCGGCCACTACCAGGGCCGCGCCGCCGATCCGGAGGCCCGGGCGCAGCAACTCATCGACTCGATCGCCCAGTCGCTGGCCGAGCCGCCGCCCCCGTAG
- a CDS encoding Uma2 family endonuclease, with amino-acid sequence MSLKTRPSYQFEDYLATERAQTQVKHEYVDGEVFAMTGASFNHNLIVLNLGSELRAELKDRPCHVLPSDMRVRIQAANAGTYPDLVALCEAPRFHDQRRDVLINPALLVEVLSRSTEAYDRGGKFAIYRRLPSLKEYVLVNRDRPLVEVYARQSDGRWLLDAMEGMDGEVRFESIACAVAMREIYDKVDFEAE; translated from the coding sequence GTGTCACTCAAGACCAGACCCAGCTACCAATTCGAGGACTATCTCGCAACCGAGCGGGCGCAGACGCAGGTCAAGCACGAATATGTGGACGGCGAGGTGTTCGCCATGACGGGCGCCTCATTCAATCACAATCTGATCGTGCTCAACCTGGGCAGCGAATTGCGGGCGGAGCTCAAGGATCGACCCTGCCACGTCCTCCCGAGCGACATGCGCGTGCGTATCCAAGCGGCGAACGCCGGCACCTATCCGGACCTGGTGGCCCTGTGCGAAGCACCCCGCTTCCATGACCAGCGGCGCGATGTGCTCATCAACCCGGCCCTGCTCGTCGAAGTCCTCTCCCGCTCCACGGAGGCCTATGACCGCGGCGGGAAGTTCGCGATCTACCGCCGGCTGCCGAGCCTCAAGGAGTATGTGCTGGTGAACCGCGACCGCCCCCTGGTGGAGGTCTATGCCCGCCAATCCGACGGTCGTTGGCTGCTCGACGCGATGGAAGGGATGGATGGCGAGGTCCGCTTCGAGTCCATCGCGTGCGCGGTGGCCATGCGGGAGATTTACGACAAGGTGGATTTCGAGGCGGAGTAG